Proteins encoded together in one Salvelinus fontinalis isolate EN_2023a chromosome 6, ASM2944872v1, whole genome shotgun sequence window:
- the LOC129858690 gene encoding G-protein coupled receptor 151-like: MDKLPGVNVSTANSSTVDRLGPSFIERGSYEHLDPGELHVLVPVILGVICVLGLAGTLTSMGILISNAHRGKLSLINALILNLMFADGLVLAFALPFRAAAFSKPTWTLGWAVCKTCDWFLQSCMVAKSFTVAVMAKACYRYVSNPTKQVSISLRSILLVMWFLWLSACSAPIPAWLFSSLQRETRGLVCVQVVPPEAQDFMSVYVKAYPLGVFCAPLSFALLYFWWAYGRCQRRCSKTQNLRTQIRSRKLTLMLFSLTVAMAMLWLPQWVVWVWERHAAEREAQGPREEEPFVVFTPPLLFSISALLLTFSLSLVNPVIVLSLSEEFTEGYRGLWRRLTLRKHTPSNPNPKPGPHAPTAPQSPCPRPETSGQLQGGDGSLGPIPSQETRVDPQPQVEQGGVEEVDAEGESPRDGIVLLDVEQFWHERETGSMTEENDPIPWEHQEGAPAEGRK; this comes from the coding sequence ATGGATAAACTGCCAGGGGTGAACGTATCCACTGCTAATAGTTCGACTGTGGACCGACTTGGTCCTTCGTTCATAGAGCGTGGTTCCTACGAGCACCTGGATCCAGGCGAGCTGCATGTCCTTGTGCCTGTCATTCTGGGGGTGATCTGTGTTCTGGGGCTGGCCGGTACTCTCACATCTATGGGTATCCTGATCTCCAACGCCCACCGTGGGAAACTCTCCCTCATCAACGCTCTCATCCTCAACCTGATGTTTGCCGACGGCCTTGTCCTGGCGTTCGCCCTCCCGTTCCGTGCCGCCGCCTTCTCCAAACCCACCTGGACGCTTGGCTGGGCGGTGTGCAAGACCTGTGATTGGTTCCTGCAGAGCTGCATGGTTGCAAAGAGTTTTACAGTAGCGGTGATGGCTAAGGCTTGTTACCGTTACGTCTCTAACCCGACTAAACAGGTCAGCATCAGTCTACGCTCCATCCTATTGGTGATGTGGTTCCTCTGGCTGTCTGCCTGCTCCGCTCCCATCCCTGCATGGCTGTTCTCCTCACTGCAGAGAGAGACCCGAGGGCTGGTGTGTGTGCAGGTGGTTCCCCCCGAGGCGCAGGACTTCATGTCGGTCTACGTCAAGGCGTACCCCCTCGGTGTGTTCTGCGCCCCTTTGAGTTTTGCCCTGCTGTATTTCTGGTGGGCGTATGGGCGCTGCCAGCGGCGCTGTAGTAAGACCCAGAACCTCCGAACGCAGATCCGATCCAGGAAGCTCACGCTGATGTTGTTCAGTCTGACGGTAGCCATGGCGATGCTGTGGCTGCCGCAGTGGGTGGTCTGGGTGTGGGAGCGGCACGCCGCAGAGCGAGAGGCACAGGGACCGAGAGAGGAAGAACCCTTTGTCgtcttcactccccctctcctcttctccatctccGCCCTgctcctcaccttctctctctccctggtgaaCCCCGTCATCGTCCTCTCTCTGTCGGAGGAGTTCACAGAGGGGTACAGGGGTCTGTGGAGGCGCCTTACTCTTCGTAAACACACCCCGTCCAACCCAAACCCTAAACCCGGGCCCCACGCACCCACCGCCCCCCAGTCCCCTTGCCCACGACCGGAGACCTCAGGCCAGCTGCAGGGAGGAGACGGAAGCCTAGGCCCCATCCCTAGCCAGGAGACTAGAGTTGATCCCCAGCCCCAGGTGGagcagggaggggtggaggaggtggaTGCGGAGGGAGAGAGCCCCCGGGATGGGATTGTGCTGCTGGATGTGGAGCAGTTCtggcatgagagagagacaggctcgATGACAGAGGAGAATGATCCCATACCCTGGGAGCACCAGGAGGGAGCACCAGCCGAGGGGAGGAAGtga